One window of Nymphaea colorata isolate Beijing-Zhang1983 chromosome 1, ASM883128v2, whole genome shotgun sequence genomic DNA carries:
- the LOC116260573 gene encoding transcription factor PRE3-like: MSGRRSRSRGRSSSRGRSSTSSTPRMSDEQQRELINNLRSLIPELRNRPANEVTPERALDEICNYIRDLQNQVGDLSQRIAGQLANMDSAQAAAIRRLLRQLSGGDSS; this comes from the exons ATGTCTGGCAGGAGATCAAGATCACGCGGGCGATCAAGTTCACGCGGACGATCTAGCACTTCTTCAACTCCAAGGATGTCCGATGAGCAGCAAAGAGAGCTCATAAACAACCTGCGGTCGTTGATACCAGAGCTTCGCAACAGGCCCGCGAACGAG GTAACGCCAGAGAGGGCCTTGGACGAGATCTGCAACTACATCAGGGACTTGCAGAATCAGGTGGGTGACCTCAGCCAGAGGATCGCCGGTCAGTTGGCCAACATGGACAGTGCCCAAGCTGCCGCCATCCGGAGGCTGCTGAGGCAGCTTAGTGGAGGAGACTCTTCTTAG